A single window of Pseudarthrobacter psychrotolerans DNA harbors:
- a CDS encoding GNAT family N-acetyltransferase, with translation MTLDPGSAAIIQLAWARHLGLDDGAFAASLSSGERMVRADDTAETVEFVRLFGSSALVGPQWVIDAAAGIPDEEMAQHVTLLTLTRSYGGHGLGAAALFFADDLPLRQPSEELTVSHGNPEAIELEGLCPPDDVNEVHLSDLEHRYTILHEVDGRRLPVACGAYGEWEGLLAQMGVLVDPEWRRRGLGSVAASIAAHEALAAGLTVQWRAEVSNTGAVALARQLGLSAGGIQTSVHLAHR, from the coding sequence ATGACTCTTGACCCCGGTTCCGCCGCCATCATCCAGCTCGCGTGGGCCCGGCACCTGGGGCTCGACGACGGCGCTTTCGCTGCGTCGCTGAGTTCCGGCGAGCGGATGGTCAGGGCCGACGACACCGCAGAGACTGTGGAGTTCGTCAGGCTCTTCGGCAGCTCGGCACTGGTGGGACCTCAATGGGTCATTGACGCCGCCGCCGGAATTCCGGACGAGGAGATGGCCCAGCATGTAACCCTCCTGACCCTGACCCGATCCTACGGAGGCCACGGCCTGGGCGCAGCGGCGTTGTTCTTCGCCGACGACCTGCCCCTGCGCCAGCCCTCCGAAGAGCTCACCGTGTCCCACGGAAACCCTGAGGCCATCGAGCTCGAGGGCCTGTGCCCGCCGGACGACGTCAACGAAGTGCACCTGTCCGACCTCGAGCACCGGTATACAATCCTCCACGAGGTGGACGGACGGCGTCTTCCGGTGGCGTGCGGTGCCTACGGGGAATGGGAAGGACTTCTCGCGCAGATGGGAGTCCTGGTGGACCCCGAATGGCGGCGCCGCGGACTGGGATCCGTGGCAGCATCGATCGCCGCCCACGAGGCCCTGGCGGCGGGCCTTACGGTCCAGTGGCGCGCCGAAGTCAGCAACACCGGGGCGGTGGCCCTGGCCAGGCAGCTGGGCCTGTCCGCCGGCGGCATCCAGACCAGCGTGCACCTGGCGCACCGTTAG